The following coding sequences are from one Nicotiana tomentosiformis chromosome 3, ASM39032v3, whole genome shotgun sequence window:
- the LOC138908335 gene encoding uncharacterized protein, with amino-acid sequence MENSSQWINLNKTCAYHSGIEGHTIEECRTLKDKIQTLIDTKVIEAKETAPNVRNNPLPDHRETHKNALMKVLSEAYVPTNITSREMGNMVRQVLIDGGSSLNICPLTTLKRLGKGLHVIRAGSMNVKAFDGSQRATIREINLSLQMGPTWFDVEFQVLDISATYNLLLGRPWIHFAGVLSSTLHQVVKFEWNHQEVIIHGDESNPIYTNQTVPIIENRRKLGGETYHRIEHVNTIEKDKWWSNKIESILLWTGYEPGKGLSKNLQGITKPVQLKRHGTTFGLGYEYIWQEYQDWSMPWRGPYYPLEQPVPHLHQTFHQADMMWGSEEDEALAGIRKLFVDDEDIDCSLIVEEEEEVLTIQTMEKGPVLKIWTVAPCRARRVPGDSEYLEEDVIPEEIVREVENFENRPKSNLDETETVNLGDSETVKETCISVNLSPSEKEEYIQLLKEYEDIFAWSYDDMTGLSTSIVVHKLPTDPMCPPVKQKLGKFKPYMSLKINEEVTKKIKAKVLRVVEYPTWLANIVSVPKKDGKNAGATYVRTMTTIFHDMIHREIKVYVDDIIIKSRRSTDHIADLRKFLNRLRRYNLKLNPAKCAFGVPVEKLLGFIVSRRGIELDPSKVKAFQDFPPPKNKKDVMSFLGRLNYIRHFIAQSTVICEPIFKMLKKDAAMRWTEKCQKAFDKIKEYLSKPPVLVPLELGRPLLLYLSILDGAFGCVLGQHDEMGRKEQAIYYLSKEFTHYKARYSLLERTCCALTWIAQKLRHYFCAYTTYLISRMDPLKYIF; translated from the exons ATGGAAAACTCTTCTCAGTGGATTAACCTaaacaagacatgtgcctatcactcaggcatagAGGGTCACACCATTGAGGAATGTCGCACTCTGAAGGACAAGAtccagacattaattgacactaAAGTCATAGAGGCAAAGGAGACTGCACCTAAtgttcgtaacaatcctctcccagatcacaGAG AGACACACAAGAACGCCCTGATGAAGGTGCTGagtgaagcctatgtacccaccAACATCACCAGTAGGGAAATGGGCAACATGGTCAGGCAG gtcctgatagatgggggttcaagtctcaacatatGTCCGCTGACTACTCTAAAGAGGCTGGGTAAAGGTCTGCACgtgatacgagcaggaagtatgaatgtgaaggcGTTTGATGGATCTCAGAGGGCCACAATTAGAGAaatcaacctcagcctacagatgggcccaacctggtttgatgttgagtttcaagtgctggatatatctgctacctacaatctACTATTGGGACGACCCTGGATACATTTCGCTGGGGTCTTGTCTTCTACTCTGCATCAGGTTGTCAAGtttgaatggaatcatcaggaagtgatcatccatggagatGAGAGTAATCCCATCTATACCAATCAGACTGTTCCAATCATCGAGAACAGGAGGaagctgggtggagaaacataccatcgtaTTGAGCACGTCAacacaattgaaaaggacaaatggtggagcaacaagatagaaagtATATTGCTATGGACAGGGTACGAGCCTGGCAAGGGTCTCAgcaagaatctccaagggatcaccaaaccggtACAGTTGAAGCGTCATGGTACAAcgtttgggcttgggtatgaatacattTGGCAAGAGTATCAGGATTGGTCGAtgccatggcgtggtccttattatccGCTAGAACAACCGGTACCACATTTACACCAGACATTTCATCAAGCCGACATGATGTGGGGGTCTGAAGAAGATGAAGCTCTAGCTGGCATAAGGAAGCTATTTGTGGATGATGAAGACATAGACTGCAGtttgatagttgaggaggaggaggaggtccTTACTATTCAGACCATGGAGAAAGGACCTGTTCTAAAAATCTGGACTGTTGCACCATGTCgagcccgtcgagttcctgg tgattcagagtaTCTGGAAGAGgatgtaatacctgaggaaattgtcagagaagttgaaaattttgaaaacaggCCTAAGTCTAATTTGGATGAGACCGAGAcggttaacttaggggattctgaaacagtcaaggaaacctGTATAAGCGTTAAcctatcaccatcagagaaggaagagtacatccAGTTACTGAAGGAGTATGAAGACATCTTTGCATGGTCttacgatgatatgactggtttgagcacatccatagtggttCACAAGTTACCCAccgatcccatgtgtccaccagtGAAACAGAAGCTTGGAAAATTCAAGCCatatatgagtttgaagataaatgaGGAAGTCACTAAGAAAATCAAAGCCAaagttctcagagtggttgaatatccgacttGGTTAGCTAACATTGTTTCtgttccgaagaaggatgggaag aatgctggagccacttacgTGAGaaccatgacaaccattttccatgATATGATACATAGGGAAATaaaggtgtacgtggatgacatcatcatcaaatctaggaGAAGCACAGATCATATAGCAGACTTGAGAAAATTCTTAAATCGACTTCGAAGGTACAATCTGAAACTGAATCCtgcaaagtgtgccttcggagtccccgTCGAAAAATtgctaggattcatcgtcagtcgtcgagggattgaattggacccatcaaaggtcaaagcTTTCCAAGACTttccacctccaaagaacaagaaagatgtgatgagcttcTTAGGCCGTCTCAACTATATCAGacatttcatagcacaatcaactgtgatatgtgaaccgattttcaaaatgttgaagaaagatgccGCAATGAGGTGGACTGAaaaatgccagaaagccttcgacaaaatcaaggagtatttatctaaaccacctgttctggtcccactGGAACTAGGGAGACCTTTGCTGCTTTATTTGTCCAtattagatggggcttttggttgtgttctgggacaacacgatgagatgGGAAGAAAAGAGCAGGCCATATATTATCTGAGTAAAGAATTCACACACTATAAAGCACGGTACTCTTTGCTGGAGCGCACCTGctgcgctttgacatggatagctcaaaagttgaggcactacttctgtgcttataccacatatctcatatcaagaatggacCCATTGAAATATATCTTCTAG
- the LOC138908336 gene encoding uncharacterized protein — MAEELKKLTGRVQSVEGGKNIEGLNYEDLCIQPDVELPGGYKPPKFEMFDGTGDPKVHLRTYCDKFLGVGKDERIHMKLFMRSLTGDALSWYISQNPKKWKKPTETFREYATRWSSEATKVRPALEEEQMNKFFARAQDPQYYERLLVIENHKFSHIIKLGERIEEGIKSGMVTNFEALQATNKALQ; from the exons atggcggaagaactcaagaagctcactggcagagttcaaagtgtcgaaggtgGCAAGaacattgagggtttgaattatgaggacCTATGCATACAACCGGATGTAGAACTGCCGgggggttacaaacctcccaagtttgaaaTGTTTGACGGAACTGGTGATCCTAAAGTGCATCtaagaacatattgtgacaagtttTTAGGAGTTGGCAAAGATGAACGAATCCatatgaagttgttcatgaggaGTCTCACTGGAGATgctttgtcttggtacatcagtcagaacccaaagaagtgg aagaaaccaacagaaaccttccgtgagtatgctactcgatggagTTCTGAAGCTACAAAGGTACGGCcggcacttgaagaagaacagatgaataagttctttgccagagctcaagacccgcaatactatgaaaggttgttggttattgaaaaccataagttCTCTCACATCATCAAgctgggagagagaatagaagaagggatcaaaagcggaatggtgacaaatttcgaAGCACTCcaggccacaaataaagctttgcagtag